One window of the Agrobacterium larrymoorei genome contains the following:
- a CDS encoding ABC transporter ATP-binding protein: MTSATQTPTAMPALEVKGLSVEFPTRKGILTALSDVSLTVERGEILGVVGESGAGKSMTGMAVLGLLEPPGRIAAGEIRIGGTRTDTLSELEMSTVRGRMVGAIFQDPLTSLNPLFSVGQQLIETIRLHSNRSRAQARAHAVGLLKQVGIPGADERIDHYPHQFSGGMRQRVVIALALAGDPQLIIADEPTTALDVSIQAQITTLLRKLCREKGAGVMLVTHDMGVIAETADRVAVMYAGRVIEVGPVNEVLRNPKHPYTRGLMGSIPALGARVERLTQIDGAMPRLNAIPEGCAFNPRCPDVGPRCRQMKPALVRNDHGSVACLVHDGGVA, encoded by the coding sequence ATGACCTCAGCCACTCAGACACCGACAGCCATGCCGGCTCTTGAAGTCAAAGGCCTGTCCGTTGAGTTCCCAACCCGCAAAGGCATTCTGACCGCCCTCTCCGACGTCTCGCTCACCGTCGAGCGAGGCGAAATTTTAGGAGTCGTCGGCGAGTCCGGCGCGGGCAAGTCGATGACAGGCATGGCCGTTCTTGGGCTGCTTGAACCGCCGGGACGGATTGCTGCGGGCGAAATCCGCATCGGCGGCACGCGCACCGATACTCTGAGCGAGTTGGAGATGAGCACGGTTCGTGGCCGCATGGTCGGCGCAATCTTTCAGGATCCGCTCACCTCGCTCAACCCGCTCTTCTCGGTCGGCCAGCAACTGATCGAGACGATACGTCTGCACTCGAACCGCAGCCGCGCGCAAGCACGCGCCCACGCCGTCGGCCTGTTGAAACAGGTCGGCATTCCGGGCGCGGATGAGCGCATCGATCATTATCCTCATCAGTTTTCCGGTGGCATGCGCCAGCGCGTCGTCATAGCGCTCGCGCTTGCGGGCGATCCGCAATTGATCATTGCCGACGAACCCACCACCGCGCTCGACGTGTCCATTCAGGCGCAGATCACCACGCTGCTGCGCAAGCTTTGCCGCGAAAAGGGCGCGGGCGTCATGCTCGTCACCCACGACATGGGTGTGATTGCCGAAACCGCCGACCGCGTTGCCGTCATGTATGCTGGCAGGGTGATCGAGGTCGGCCCGGTCAACGAGGTGCTGCGTAACCCCAAGCACCCTTATACGCGCGGCTTGATGGGTTCCATTCCCGCACTTGGCGCCCGTGTCGAGCGGCTAACCCAGATCGATGGTGCCATGCCCAGGCTCAACGCCATTCCTGAAGGCTGCGCGTTCAATCCCCGCTGTCCGGATGTCGGCCCCCGCTGCCGGCAAATGAAACCCGCGCTGGTGCGCAATGATCACGGCAGCGTCGCCTGTCTCGTCCACGATGGAGGTGTTGCATGA
- a CDS encoding ABC transporter ATP-binding protein → MRSPDNALEVDQLTRVFDVSAPWLNRVIDRKPKRYLRAVQDVTFTVQKGKCLALVGESGCGKSTVARLVTGLYDPSEGAIVFAPAEKGVNSGKPLEAQMIFQDPHASLNPRWRVGNIIAEPIQVFGLRQGREAIDARVAELLRTVGLSADDAGRFPHEFSGGQRQRISIARALASEPEFLVCDEPTSALDVSVQAQILNLMRRLQDELGLTYLFISHNLAVVRHMADRIAVMYLGRIVEEAETEALFANPQHPYTRLLLQTIPDVAAPNRDRALMGGEPPSPLDPPKGCAFHPRCPIATELCSKVAPEVRTREGGGKVACHLAPR, encoded by the coding sequence ATGAGAAGCCCTGACAATGCGCTGGAAGTCGATCAGCTGACGCGTGTCTTCGACGTCTCCGCTCCCTGGTTGAACCGTGTGATCGACCGCAAGCCGAAACGCTATCTTCGCGCCGTCCAGGACGTGACCTTCACAGTGCAGAAAGGCAAGTGCCTTGCTCTCGTCGGGGAGTCCGGCTGTGGCAAATCCACCGTCGCCCGACTGGTGACGGGACTGTATGACCCAAGCGAGGGCGCCATCGTCTTTGCGCCGGCCGAAAAGGGCGTAAACAGTGGCAAGCCGCTCGAAGCCCAGATGATCTTTCAGGACCCGCACGCCAGCCTCAACCCACGCTGGCGGGTCGGCAATATCATTGCCGAACCAATTCAAGTCTTCGGTCTGCGTCAAGGCAGGGAGGCGATCGATGCGCGCGTGGCGGAGTTGTTGCGAACCGTCGGCCTGTCTGCGGACGATGCCGGGCGTTTTCCGCACGAGTTTTCAGGCGGTCAGAGACAGCGCATCTCGATTGCGAGAGCGCTCGCCAGCGAGCCGGAATTCCTTGTCTGCGACGAACCGACCTCGGCACTCGATGTCTCCGTCCAGGCGCAAATCCTCAATCTGATGCGCAGATTGCAGGATGAGCTTGGCCTGACTTACCTCTTCATCAGCCACAATCTCGCCGTCGTCCGGCACATGGCCGATCGTATCGCTGTCATGTATCTCGGCCGGATTGTGGAGGAAGCGGAAACAGAGGCACTCTTCGCCAATCCTCAACATCCCTACACGCGGCTTCTGCTGCAAACCATCCCCGATGTCGCAGCCCCCAATCGCGATCGGGCGCTGATGGGCGGCGAGCCGCCAAGTCCGCTCGATCCGCCAAAGGGCTGCGCCTTCCATCCACGCTGTCCCATCGCCACCGAGCTGTGCAGCAAGGTTGCGCCGGAGGTCCGAACACGGGAAGGCGGCGGCAAGGTCGCCTGCCATCTGGCGCCACGATAA